Proteins encoded together in one Oculatellaceae cyanobacterium window:
- a CDS encoding chemotaxis protein CheW: MVGNLDFLTGSGQDNSPEMQELQSPEGELHLRFYVPSVNEFALPAIGIREVISTPPDRISAIPNASPLLLGTLNWRGQVIWVADLGQFLGDITALNTDRPEIPVIVVEDQDTMIGLAVDRIVGMDWLDIEQIQMTTNVPDSMAPFLRGEWVKGEEQKQYLRLLDQLAILRSARWAA; this comes from the coding sequence ATGGTTGGTAATCTAGACTTTTTAACTGGCAGTGGTCAAGATAACTCACCAGAAATGCAGGAATTGCAAAGTCCTGAAGGTGAACTACATTTGCGGTTTTATGTGCCGTCTGTAAACGAATTTGCTCTACCTGCAATTGGCATCCGAGAAGTAATCTCAACTCCACCAGATAGAATTAGTGCTATTCCTAATGCTTCGCCATTACTTTTGGGAACTTTAAACTGGCGAGGACAAGTAATTTGGGTTGCTGACTTGGGACAATTTCTAGGTGATATAACTGCTTTGAATACAGATAGACCAGAAATTCCTGTGATTGTTGTCGAAGATCAAGACACTATGATCGGGTTAGCTGTTGATCGGATTGTTGGAATGGACTGGCTCGATATTGAACAAATCCAAATGACCACCAATGTTCCAGACAGTATGGCACCTTTCTTGCGAGGCGAGTGGGTTAAAGGCGAAGAACAAAAACAATATCTGAGATTGCTAGACCAGTTAGCGATTCTACGTTCAGCACGGTGGGCAGCATGA
- a CDS encoding response regulator, which yields MSTVLVVEDSHAQRAMIKDLLKGSGLIVTEATDGVEALEQILKSRPDVVVLDIVMPRMNGYEVCRRLKADPKTQNVPVVMCSSKGEEFDRYWGMKQGADAYIAKPFQPTELIGTVKQLLRG from the coding sequence ATGAGTACAGTTCTGGTTGTAGAAGACAGTCACGCACAGCGGGCGATGATCAAAGACTTACTAAAAGGTAGCGGGTTAATAGTTACTGAGGCAACTGATGGTGTTGAAGCCTTAGAACAAATCCTTAAATCTCGCCCAGACGTAGTGGTCTTGGATATTGTCATGCCCAGGATGAATGGCTACGAGGTTTGTCGGCGGCTCAAAGCCGATCCCAAAACCCAAAATGTTCCTGTAGTGATGTGTTCTTCCAAAGGCGAAGAATTTGATCGCTATTGGGGAATGAAGCAGGGCGCAGATGCCTATATTGCCAAGCCATTTCAACCGACGGAACTAATTGGCACTGTTAAACAGCTACTACGAGGCTAG
- a CDS encoding response regulator translates to MGFGDMQGTLNEIDIRSILQLIELGQRTGELLLEACAYPASSSRGDTNIFQPGTHNLESDRFPSHAGPFWLVFLINGQIAYAADSDGSLWRLRDYLRRYGLESALDELQVPSIASTNAPEYGYLWALMEKHILTPAQGRSILQSMVNETLFDLLSLHQGFFIFEMGSALAPQLTTLEITPLLTKIMKQVQEWKQFHPYIQSPNQCPVITNQEQLSVSLPKKAFATLNTCADGKTSLRQLSRYLNRDILTVAGAIYPYVQKGWVQLVMGQDQKKPNQNNPSQARQKDTVTQIVCIEDDVAIGKAVEYILQQHGYQVTVIRNPIKALTLAFELQPKLILCDIAMPDLDGYEICAMLRQSSAFRHTPLVMLTGMDGFIDRVRAMMVGATDYLTKPFGESELLMLLEKYLGSKKRSLLKPTNLFPDLEQTIKDPDVMAG, encoded by the coding sequence ATGGGCTTTGGTGATATGCAGGGAACCTTAAATGAAATAGATATTCGCAGCATCCTGCAACTGATCGAGTTAGGTCAGCGAACTGGAGAGTTGCTTCTAGAAGCCTGCGCCTACCCTGCAAGTAGTTCCAGAGGCGACACAAATATTTTTCAACCAGGGACACATAACTTAGAGAGCGATCGCTTTCCATCCCACGCAGGGCCGTTTTGGCTGGTCTTTTTGATCAACGGTCAAATTGCCTATGCTGCTGATAGCGACGGAAGTTTGTGGCGGTTGCGCGACTACCTTCGTCGCTACGGTCTTGAATCAGCACTAGATGAGTTGCAAGTACCATCAATTGCCTCTACTAATGCACCTGAATATGGTTATTTATGGGCGTTAATGGAAAAACATATCCTAACACCAGCCCAAGGACGCAGCATCCTTCAAAGTATGGTAAATGAAACACTATTTGATTTACTTAGCCTGCACCAAGGATTTTTTATATTTGAAATGGGTTCGGCATTAGCACCCCAACTAACTACCTTAGAAATCACTCCTTTACTTACAAAAATCATGAAACAAGTACAGGAGTGGAAGCAATTTCATCCTTATATTCAATCTCCCAATCAATGTCCCGTAATTACTAATCAGGAGCAATTAAGCGTCTCCCTTCCTAAAAAAGCTTTTGCAACCCTGAACACTTGTGCCGACGGCAAAACATCTCTACGCCAACTCAGCCGATATTTAAATCGAGATATTTTAACAGTAGCAGGTGCAATCTATCCTTATGTACAAAAGGGATGGGTGCAACTGGTGATGGGACAAGATCAAAAAAAACCCAATCAAAATAATCCATCGCAAGCTAGGCAAAAGGATACAGTTACTCAAATTGTTTGTATTGAAGATGATGTCGCCATTGGTAAAGCAGTGGAATATATCCTACAGCAGCATGGTTATCAAGTCACAGTGATTAGAAATCCGATTAAAGCATTAACTCTAGCCTTTGAACTACAACCAAAACTAATCCTTTGTGACATCGCCATGCCTGACTTGGATGGATATGAAATTTGTGCGATGCTGCGCCAGTCAAGTGCTTTTAGGCACACCCCCCTCGTCATGCTAACAGGCATGGATGGCTTCATTGACCGTGTGAGAGCCATGATGGTAGGAGCAACCGACTACCTAACTAAACCTTTTGGCGAAAGTGAATTATTAATGCTTTTAGAGAAATATCTAGGATCAAAAAAAAGATCTTTGTTGAAACCCACGAACCTATTTCCCGATTTAGAGCAGACAATTAAAGATCCAGATGTTATGGCGGGGTAA